In a single window of the Amycolatopsis sp. cg5 genome:
- a CDS encoding tetratricopeptide repeat protein — MRRYCSNACRQRAYRRRAASGVLGATPLPKAPRTRGNLPEPADRFIGRKREMAVLSRMVRRHRLVTIVGPGGAGKTRLAVESAARATVPSWFVELQDVHDEQVLIQAVAATLAVTERPDEPLLESVVGALAGRNSVIVLDNCEHLLDGCAELAEILLSRCPRCSMLVTSREELQITGEALFRIGSLSVPELTEPMPAATVARYDAVRLFVERAREHVPDFDLTADNANAIATLCVRLDGLPLAVEMVARWVPMLTVTEIGARLQNHSALLTLAGETAPSQHRTLREIIDWSHQLLAEDERRALRRLSVFGGGFDLAAAAAVCGGLAETALLDLVTRLRAKSWVESGPEPLRFRQLSCIRVYGAEQLAAAGERDSTRERLISWLTKLCEPLLHSPMAMTDEQTGPIDRQRDALRAALRWTRADDDRHHLLAAGLASASARRGYLVDGRAVLSRALDRRGRSDYRLVALDWAAFLAASQGDHAEASRLAEQAMAVALEVADPILLASVHNTVGHARMTAGDAEAAIGELTECARILRADSQPLALAMVLHNLAWAWTQLGAHTQAAELLDEAVPIYRANGPSHLLACVLHTQGTLALSMGLTTQARTRFLECFELSSQPLPVVGALQGMAVVAARNGDAARVLTLNAAAESLISTLDLRTLTQSIYTAELAEAVGRFRRELPSDEVAVAETTGKAQSIDEIVAYAVQKDH, encoded by the coding sequence GTGCGCCGGTACTGCTCGAACGCGTGCAGGCAACGTGCCTATCGCCGTCGCGCCGCGAGTGGCGTTCTTGGCGCCACCCCACTGCCGAAAGCGCCGCGTACCAGGGGAAATCTGCCTGAGCCCGCCGACCGGTTCATCGGCCGTAAGCGTGAGATGGCCGTGCTGTCGCGCATGGTGCGGCGGCATCGGCTGGTCACGATCGTCGGGCCGGGCGGAGCAGGCAAGACACGGCTCGCGGTGGAATCGGCGGCACGGGCGACGGTGCCGTCGTGGTTTGTCGAGTTGCAGGACGTGCACGACGAGCAGGTGCTGATCCAGGCCGTCGCGGCGACGCTGGCGGTGACCGAGCGACCTGACGAACCGTTGCTCGAATCGGTGGTCGGTGCACTCGCCGGGCGGAATTCGGTGATCGTGCTGGACAACTGCGAGCATTTGCTCGACGGGTGCGCCGAGCTGGCCGAAATTCTGCTCAGCCGGTGTCCTCGCTGCTCCATGCTGGTGACCAGCCGGGAAGAGCTGCAGATCACCGGCGAGGCATTGTTCCGCATCGGCTCGCTTTCGGTGCCGGAGCTGACCGAGCCGATGCCGGCGGCGACCGTGGCCAGGTATGACGCCGTGCGGCTGTTCGTCGAACGGGCCAGGGAGCACGTGCCGGACTTCGACCTCACGGCGGACAACGCGAACGCGATCGCGACGCTGTGCGTGCGCCTCGACGGGCTGCCGCTGGCCGTCGAGATGGTCGCGCGCTGGGTGCCGATGCTGACCGTCACCGAGATCGGCGCGCGGCTGCAGAACCACTCCGCGCTGCTCACGCTCGCCGGCGAGACGGCGCCTTCGCAGCACCGGACGCTGCGCGAAATCATCGACTGGAGTCATCAGCTGCTCGCCGAGGACGAACGGCGCGCGCTGCGCAGGCTCTCGGTGTTCGGCGGCGGGTTCGACCTCGCCGCCGCGGCGGCGGTCTGTGGCGGGCTCGCGGAGACGGCGTTGCTCGACCTGGTGACCCGCCTGCGCGCGAAGTCGTGGGTCGAATCGGGGCCGGAGCCGTTGCGGTTCCGGCAGCTGAGCTGCATCCGGGTGTACGGCGCGGAGCAGCTGGCCGCGGCCGGTGAGCGGGACAGCACACGGGAACGGCTGATCAGCTGGCTTACTAAGCTTTGCGAGCCACTGCTGCACAGCCCGATGGCGATGACCGACGAGCAGACCGGCCCGATCGACCGGCAGCGTGACGCGCTGCGAGCCGCGCTCCGCTGGACGCGTGCCGACGACGACCGGCATCACCTGCTCGCGGCCGGGCTGGCGTCGGCGAGCGCGCGCCGCGGTTACCTCGTTGACGGCCGCGCGGTGCTCAGCCGGGCGCTGGACCGGCGAGGACGTTCCGACTACCGGCTGGTGGCGCTGGATTGGGCGGCGTTCCTCGCGGCGAGCCAAGGCGACCACGCCGAGGCGTCACGACTGGCCGAACAGGCCATGGCGGTGGCGCTGGAAGTCGCCGATCCGATCCTGCTGGCGAGCGTGCACAACACAGTCGGCCATGCCCGGATGACCGCGGGCGACGCTGAAGCGGCCATCGGGGAGCTGACCGAGTGCGCTCGGATCCTGCGGGCGGATTCTCAGCCACTGGCGCTCGCGATGGTGCTGCACAACCTCGCCTGGGCTTGGACACAGCTCGGTGCGCACACTCAGGCGGCCGAGCTGCTCGACGAGGCGGTGCCGATCTATCGCGCCAACGGGCCCAGCCACCTGCTGGCGTGTGTGCTGCACACCCAAGGCACGCTCGCCCTTTCGATGGGCTTGACCACGCAGGCTCGCACACGGTTCCTCGAATGCTTCGAGCTGTCTTCACAACCGTTGCCGGTGGTGGGTGCGTTGCAGGGCATGGCGGTGGTCGCGGCCAGGAACGGCGACGCCGCACGAGTGCTTACGCTGAACGCGGCGGCAGAGTCGTTGATAAGCACGCTCGACTTGAGAACGCTTACGCAATCGATCTACACGGCTGAGCTCGCTGAAGCCGTCGGGCGCTTCCGTCGCGAGCTCCCGTCCGACGAGGTCGCCGTCGCCGAAACGACCGGTAAGGCGCAGTCGATCGACGAAATCGTCGCCTACGCGGTCCAAAAGGACCACTAG
- a CDS encoding response regulator: MTVLVTTQAEHWRPAISAISVGIADHQVLIRAGLRGVLQSDERIVVVGEAGDRASLVDLLGRHRPEVLLVDADLPGTDGASTAKLVRRHAPATKVIMLASPGSGDLLFPALRAGAAGFLFKNSESAELVAGVRAVAAGQATLSPAAARHLVDRFVGVPTERADQARRRVRLLTERERDVLTHLANGTANAGIARALHLSEGSVKAYVSRLLTKLGCDNRVQAALIARDAAPEGF, from the coding sequence ATGACCGTCCTCGTGACGACGCAGGCCGAGCACTGGAGGCCGGCCATCAGTGCCATCAGCGTCGGGATCGCAGATCACCAAGTGCTCATCCGCGCGGGGTTGCGCGGCGTGCTGCAAAGCGACGAGCGCATCGTCGTCGTCGGTGAAGCCGGTGACCGCGCCAGCCTCGTCGACCTGCTCGGCCGTCATCGCCCCGAAGTGCTGCTGGTCGACGCCGACCTGCCGGGCACCGATGGCGCGAGCACGGCCAAGCTGGTGCGAAGACACGCGCCCGCCACGAAGGTGATCATGCTGGCCTCGCCGGGCTCGGGTGACCTGCTGTTCCCGGCGCTGCGTGCGGGCGCGGCGGGTTTCCTCTTCAAGAACAGCGAGTCGGCCGAACTGGTGGCAGGCGTGCGTGCGGTGGCCGCGGGCCAGGCGACGCTTTCACCTGCCGCCGCACGGCATCTCGTCGACCGGTTCGTCGGTGTGCCGACCGAACGCGCCGATCAGGCGCGGCGGCGCGTCAGGTTGCTCACCGAACGGGAACGGGACGTGTTGACGCATCTGGCGAACGGGACGGCCAACGCCGGGATCGCGCGGGCGCTGCATTTGAGCGAGGGCTCGGTCAAGGCTTACGTCAGCAGGCTGCTCACCAAGCTGGGCTGCGACAACCGGGTCCAGGCCGCGCTGATCGCCAGGGACGCCGCGCCGGAAGGGTTCTGA
- a CDS encoding AAA family ATPase yields the protein MRLTHRCAECLTPLPGEPESGRTYCSNACRQRAYRRRMAGMPSKAEVPAQVNAKVLSNLPAQRDSFVGRERELGKLAALVRKHRLVTLSGGAGAGKTRLALAVASRVRRDLVDRVLLVELESTADTRFLPQTFAAALGVTERPDEPLRETIIATLRHMRALVVLDNCEHLLDACAELTEDLLRRCPDVVVFATSREALRLHDEVVLRVDGLEVPDPASSRRTDAVRLFVDRARERVPEFRLTAADAAAVAVLCARLDGSPLAIELAARWIPVLPVTEICARLDERFDLLTMGGRTKPARQRSLREAIDWSYWLLVPEERRVLRVLSVFVGEFNLEVARAVYGGNGDLGEVLGNLHAKSLVSVGSAPGRFRLLESIRLYAASRLEAAGELPSTKEALTRFFVDLAAPFVLAPLAVPNEVHQKVLAHRDALRVVITWTSGDRRLLLSTALAACTARMGFLADARKLLSEALDGGGPRTPAHCAALDRLAWYTGFLLEHDAALRMALDALEIASILADAPLITTCLTTLACIEQMSGKLELAAARRDVCLQLVRSLRHRALPRPPGLVGPPARRRHPRGGARRRGRGAVPDRRLAQPAWGSAQRARRNPCRAVPLRRSRDRVPRGAARWLGLPAQRAVRHRRPGARRGRSRQARSRVSARVDRGCHPRGDRVVRRPVLETAGRHGRQGCRLRNHAVDQGTGDRVRA from the coding sequence ATGCGACTGACCCACCGGTGCGCCGAATGCCTGACGCCGTTGCCCGGTGAGCCCGAAAGCGGGCGGACCTACTGTTCCAACGCCTGCCGTCAGCGTGCCTACCGGCGCCGGATGGCCGGGATGCCGTCGAAGGCCGAGGTCCCGGCGCAGGTGAACGCCAAGGTGCTCAGCAACCTTCCCGCGCAGCGGGACAGTTTCGTTGGCAGGGAAAGGGAACTCGGCAAACTCGCCGCGCTGGTCCGCAAGCACCGCCTGGTCACGCTTTCCGGTGGTGCCGGCGCCGGCAAGACGCGGCTGGCGCTGGCCGTCGCGAGCCGCGTCCGACGCGACCTGGTCGACCGGGTACTGCTGGTCGAACTCGAGTCCACCGCCGACACGCGGTTCCTGCCGCAAACGTTCGCGGCGGCGCTGGGCGTCACGGAACGCCCCGACGAACCGTTGCGGGAAACGATCATCGCCACCTTGCGGCACATGCGCGCGCTCGTAGTCCTGGACAACTGCGAGCACCTGCTCGACGCGTGCGCCGAGCTCACCGAGGACCTGCTGCGGCGATGCCCCGACGTGGTCGTGTTCGCGACCAGCCGCGAGGCGCTGCGTCTGCACGACGAGGTGGTCCTGCGCGTCGACGGCCTGGAGGTGCCGGACCCGGCGTCGTCGCGGCGGACCGACGCCGTGCGGCTGTTCGTGGACCGCGCCCGCGAGCGGGTGCCGGAATTCCGCCTCACCGCGGCCGACGCCGCCGCGGTCGCCGTGCTGTGCGCGCGGCTCGACGGCTCGCCGCTGGCCATCGAACTCGCCGCGCGGTGGATCCCGGTGTTGCCGGTGACCGAGATCTGCGCCCGCCTCGACGAGCGATTCGACCTGCTGACCATGGGCGGACGCACGAAACCGGCCCGGCAACGCTCACTGCGCGAGGCGATCGACTGGAGCTATTGGTTGCTCGTCCCCGAAGAACGCCGGGTACTGCGCGTGCTTTCGGTGTTCGTCGGCGAGTTCAACCTGGAGGTCGCCCGCGCCGTCTACGGCGGGAACGGCGATCTCGGAGAGGTCCTCGGAAACCTGCATGCGAAGTCACTGGTGAGCGTGGGGTCGGCGCCGGGGCGTTTCCGGCTGCTGGAATCGATCAGGCTGTACGCGGCGAGCAGGCTTGAGGCGGCGGGTGAGTTGCCGTCAACCAAGGAAGCGCTTACCCGGTTCTTCGTCGACCTCGCCGCGCCCTTCGTGCTGGCGCCACTCGCCGTGCCGAACGAGGTTCATCAGAAGGTGCTCGCGCATCGCGACGCGCTGCGCGTCGTGATCACTTGGACGAGCGGCGACCGCAGGCTCCTCCTGTCGACGGCGCTCGCGGCTTGCACCGCGCGGATGGGCTTCCTCGCGGACGCCAGAAAGCTCTTGTCGGAAGCACTCGACGGCGGTGGCCCGCGTACTCCGGCCCATTGCGCGGCCCTGGACCGGCTGGCCTGGTACACCGGCTTCCTGCTCGAACACGACGCCGCACTGCGCATGGCGCTCGACGCGCTCGAGATCGCTTCCATCCTGGCCGACGCCCCACTGATCACGACCTGCCTGACCACGCTGGCCTGCATCGAGCAGATGTCGGGCAAGCTCGAGCTCGCGGCGGCCCGCCGTGATGTCTGCCTCCAGCTGGTGCGGTCACTCCGCCACCGCGCACTGCCTCGTCCACCTGGCCTGGTCGGTCCACCTGCTCGGCGACGACACCCGCGCGGCGGCGCTCGCCGACGAGGGCGTGGCGCTGTGCCGGACCGGCGACTCGCTCAGCCGGCTTGGGGAAGCGCTCAACGTGCGCGGCGGAATCCTTGTCGAGCTGTGCCGCTTCGACGAAGCCGAGACCGTGTTCCGCGAGGTGCTGCGCGCTGGCTCGGCTTACCCGCACAACGTGCCGTCCGCCATCGAAGGCCTGGCGCTCGTCGCGGCCGGTCGAGGCAAGCCCGCTCGCGCGTCTCGGCTCGCGTCGATCGCGGGTGCCATCCGCGAGGAGATCGGGTTGTTCGGAGACCCGTACTGGAAACGGCGGGTCGCCACGGTCGTCAGGGATGCCGACTCCGAAACCATGCCGTTGACCAGGGCACAGGCGATCGCGTTCGCGCTTGA
- a CDS encoding helix-turn-helix transcriptional regulator, with product MPLTRAQAIAFALEDGRPDPSEAPPRGIDGLEYQLATLVAAGLTNPQIADRLGVSTRAVSTRLYALRHKLGVSSRRDIVRWVNGADFD from the coding sequence ATGCCGTTGACCAGGGCACAGGCGATCGCGTTCGCGCTTGAGGACGGCAGACCGGATCCGAGCGAGGCTCCGCCTCGGGGCATAGACGGCCTGGAGTATCAGCTGGCAACACTGGTCGCGGCCGGTCTGACCAACCCGCAGATCGCCGACCGGCTGGGTGTTTCGACCCGAGCCGTCTCCACACGACTTTATGCGCTTCGTCACAAATTGGGCGTTTCTTCACGGCGGGACATTGTCCGCTGGGTCAATGGTGCCGATTTCGATTGA
- a CDS encoding ABC transporter substrate-binding protein translates to MNRRLAGIVAGIATVTLTLSACGGGSDAAAKDTGGAATAKSAADLGGLDKLIEAAKKEGELNVIALPHDWANYGEILEAFKKKYGLKVTEANPEGSSQDEISAVKQLKGQDRAPDVLDLGGAFALSAAKDGLLAPYKVATFADVPDAQKDPEGNWVNDYGGFISIGYDAAKVPNPPKSFADLKKPEYQGKVALNGDPTKAGAAFAGVYAAALANGGSFTDIKPGIQFFADLKKSGNFIPVQASAATVESGQTPITIDWDYLQAGYAKKLQGKIDWKVAVPTDGVYSNFYCQAISKTAPHPAAARLWQEFLYSDEGQNLFLKGLSRPVRLNKLTAAGTADSAALAALPEVKGEVKFPTNDQIDAAKKVIADEWAKALG, encoded by the coding sequence GTGAACAGACGACTTGCCGGTATCGTCGCGGGTATCGCGACGGTGACCTTGACCCTTTCCGCGTGTGGTGGGGGCTCCGACGCGGCGGCCAAGGACACGGGCGGCGCCGCGACCGCCAAGTCGGCCGCGGACCTGGGCGGGCTGGACAAGCTCATCGAGGCCGCGAAGAAGGAAGGCGAGCTCAACGTCATCGCCCTTCCGCACGACTGGGCGAACTACGGCGAGATCCTCGAGGCGTTCAAGAAGAAGTACGGGCTGAAGGTCACCGAGGCGAACCCCGAGGGCAGCAGCCAGGACGAGATCAGCGCGGTCAAGCAGCTCAAGGGCCAGGACCGTGCCCCGGACGTGCTCGACCTCGGCGGCGCGTTCGCGCTGTCCGCGGCCAAGGACGGCCTGCTCGCGCCGTACAAGGTCGCGACGTTCGCGGACGTGCCCGACGCGCAGAAGGACCCGGAGGGAAACTGGGTCAACGACTACGGCGGCTTCATCTCCATCGGCTACGACGCCGCGAAGGTGCCGAACCCGCCGAAGTCCTTCGCGGACCTGAAGAAGCCCGAGTACCAGGGCAAGGTCGCACTGAACGGTGACCCGACGAAGGCCGGCGCCGCGTTCGCCGGCGTCTACGCCGCCGCTCTGGCGAACGGTGGCTCGTTCACCGACATCAAGCCGGGGATCCAGTTCTTCGCCGACTTGAAGAAGTCCGGCAACTTCATCCCGGTCCAGGCCAGCGCCGCGACCGTCGAGAGTGGACAGACTCCGATCACGATCGACTGGGACTACCTGCAGGCCGGGTACGCCAAGAAGCTCCAGGGCAAGATCGACTGGAAGGTCGCCGTCCCCACCGACGGCGTCTACTCGAACTTCTACTGCCAGGCGATCAGCAAGACCGCGCCGCACCCCGCCGCGGCCCGGCTCTGGCAGGAGTTCCTGTACTCCGACGAGGGCCAGAACCTGTTCCTCAAGGGTCTTTCCCGGCCTGTGCGACTGAACAAGCTGACTGCGGCCGGCACCGCGGACTCCGCCGCTCTCGCGGCACTGCCGGAGGTCAAGGGCGAGGTCAAGTTCCCGACCAACGACCAGATCGACGCGGCCAAGAAGGTCATCGCCGACGAGTGGGCGAAGGCGCTCGGCTGA
- a CDS encoding ABC transporter permease — protein sequence MTAETPTAVRVGMARRATAWVTAHLGLVPFLVYTGVFLGAPVVMVVLGAFQDNDGVFTTDNITAAFKDQFGRSFATSIELSALTAVLGAVLGAVLAQAVLASKEDGILRKVVSSASGVLANFGGVPLAFAFIATLGSIGIVTKALKGLGFDIYASGFNLFNFTGIAIVYVYFQIPLMVIVFTPALEGMREQWREAAANLGATKWQYWRHIAGPILLPPFLASMLLLFANAFSAYATAYALTSGVVPLVPIQIGSLVSGNVVADQQNLGKALGLGMIVVVALVMAFYNWMQRRASRWLG from the coding sequence ATGACCGCTGAAACACCCACCGCCGTCCGTGTCGGGATGGCCCGGCGCGCGACGGCCTGGGTCACCGCTCATCTCGGGCTGGTGCCCTTCCTCGTGTACACCGGCGTCTTCCTGGGCGCCCCGGTCGTCATGGTCGTACTGGGCGCGTTCCAGGACAACGACGGCGTCTTCACCACGGACAACATCACGGCCGCTTTCAAGGACCAGTTCGGGCGCTCGTTCGCCACGAGCATCGAGCTGTCCGCGCTCACCGCGGTACTCGGCGCGGTGCTGGGTGCTGTGCTTGCGCAGGCGGTACTGGCCTCGAAAGAGGACGGCATACTGCGCAAGGTCGTTTCGAGCGCGTCCGGCGTGCTCGCCAACTTCGGCGGTGTCCCGCTGGCGTTCGCCTTCATCGCGACACTCGGCAGCATCGGCATCGTGACGAAGGCCTTGAAGGGGTTGGGCTTCGACATCTACGCCAGTGGCTTCAACTTGTTCAACTTCACCGGTATCGCAATCGTCTATGTGTACTTCCAGATCCCGTTGATGGTGATCGTGTTCACCCCCGCACTGGAGGGCATGCGTGAGCAATGGCGGGAGGCCGCGGCGAACCTCGGCGCGACGAAGTGGCAGTACTGGCGCCACATCGCTGGCCCGATCCTGCTGCCTCCCTTCTTGGCATCGATGCTCCTTTTGTTCGCGAACGCTTTTTCGGCTTATGCGACCGCCTACGCGTTGACGAGCGGTGTGGTGCCGTTGGTGCCGATCCAGATCGGCTCGCTCGTGTCCGGCAATGTCGTCGCGGACCAGCAGAACCTGGGCAAGGCGCTCGGCCTCGGCATGATCGTGGTCGTCGCGCTGGTGATGGCGTTCTACAACTGGATGCAGCGGCGGGCTTCGAGGTGGCTGGGATGA